The Lycium barbarum isolate Lr01 chromosome 4, ASM1917538v2, whole genome shotgun sequence nucleotide sequence CGACAAACATATCCTTTCGTCTTTCTCAATAAAGAGGACTAAACATTTAGACAGCCTAAGCAAATCAATATCCTAAGAGAACAGATCAGTCGATTCTGGGTATTTTGAGATGAGGGGAGCATATGAGTAATGAACACCCGAAAATATTCATCTTGTAATGTTGCATATTCAGATAGACAAACCCATTTACTCTTTACTCTCATTCATACCAACTGATGACTACCAGAGAAACAAATGATCAGCTTCAACATTCAGCAAACACAATATGATGACCAATTAATTACACAACCAGTCGATATATTAAAGTTTAAAACAGACACTGTCCTAAGCAGTGAAGCAGAGATCAATTATAATCTTATTTGACAAATCTGGGCAAAGTGTATGTGTATCAAGATTACCATTCATACCACAGGATTATCTTAAGTAATAGAGACAAACATGTCGATGTCCAATATCACTTGTCTATATTAGATAAGAATGACACCTATAATTATCAACCAAATAGTGTTTCAACATGGGCTAAAGCCAAATAACACCATATGCAAAATATTAGCACATGAACCATAATGAATATTCAGCCATATTCAAACAAGCTAAATACAAACTTATAAACAAGCAACACAGGCAGTCATGGACAAGTTTTAAATTGAACCAAGCCATGCCAAAAATGGGAAATTATATAGACACAAAACAAACAAGTTTGTAGAGCAAGGCTGAAGTGAAATTGGAAAGTAACGCAATACTAATCTGATGATGGAGTCAAACAATGAGCTAAACATGTTGGAAGGCCAAGTAGGAATTTTGATTCAAACTCCTATATGCATATCTAAACCCCAATTCGACTTCGTACATACAACCTCATTATACTACTGACACATGATAAGGACCAATATTTGCCACAGGAATGAATTAACAACATACCCAGATCTTGTAGAATATACTTCAGATAATCAAGACACGAAATTTAGTTAAATATATGCTAGCAATAGGGTCTGGAAATTGATGATTCTCAAGTCACATCATCTCGACTGTGTAAAATAAACTAAACCAACATGAACATGTTGGCTGGAACATAATTAATCCCAGCTATCAGATAATCATACTAAGCAAACCCACACCTAAGCATTCCAAACAAAGAAGACTATGATAACTAATGCATAATCATGCTTAGCGGAGTGGAATGATCATATAGGACCTACTGATCTTAAGCTAATCCAGGAATACCGTACAGGTCTAACTACTAGATAAGGTAGAGAGCATTATTTATCTGATTATGCTCAACAATCAAATAAGCTAACACATATAACTTTATTAAGGCAAATTAAACTACACATGATATGATTCTTATATCTAGGGCAAACTGAATCAGTAAACATACTTAGCAAAATAACTAATCCTCATGCTAAATCGGAAATCAATACGAAACTAAACTAATCAGACTACACAAGTTTACATAGAACAGAACCGAAGCAAAGGGAGAATGAGGATCACTGACCTTTTgggggtgcagcgaaatgaggcgaaGGTCTCAATATCTACTCgaaacactttgaaattcgaactcGTGGGTGCTCGAATTCGAACGAACACTCGAAGAAAAACAGAATGGGATCTAATATTTTTTGTGACAATATATAGCAAAATTAAAAGCGGATGTTTTTTAAAAGAGGAACTGGAACAAATACAGACCTATATTTTAGAGGAAATTTGGcgattcaagaactttcttggggTTTCGTTGCCCTCCTCCTCCCGATTCCACTCCACCACTATTTATAGGATTTTTTaggttttgtgttgaagaaagagagagagagaggggcggGGACGAGCGAAGATGGAGGGAATAGAAGCGTGGTGGATGGCAGTGGTCAACGTGGGGGACAAAGTGAGTGGAAATGGCAGCGGTATGGGAGAGGCGCGGGAGGTGTCAGAGGAACAAGGATGAGTGGGTGTAACGTGGTGAAGTTGAGTGGAGCGGAGGAAGTGGGATGTCAGAAACATAGTGGAGCGGCAGTGAGGAGTGGAGAGAGAATCAATGGTGTGGCAGTGGGGGTGGTGTCAGAGAGATGTGGCGGCTAGGTTTTAGGATGAAGGGGAGGAAGGGAACGATGGGGAGATGGTGGTGTGGTGGAGGCGATGATGGAGGGGATGGTGGAGACGGCGATGGGTGGCGGGTGAAGAAGAGGAAAGCGGAGGAAAGGTGGAGGGAGgcgagagagaaagaggaaaggaAGTGAAGAAGGAGGCGGGTGAAAATGTGGGGAAGCCCTAAgggtttccccctttttggacgaaaatgggtcggacccagtccataaatggactgggtcaattttttagactgggtattaagagaataggctaataaattaaaacacagattattctaaaaattgagataagagatacggactagtccaaaaaatattaggggttaatcggactttggTTTGGGGTCcgataagtcaaaatacggatcgagtgcaagaaatagtttgtcttctaaatttaaatagaagacctaatttaattaatgatataccgagggtgacaaaatattgcttaataccaaaatgtgtgattattagactcgggtaataaaatcatatggtgttataatagccgtgtaataatatatgttatttttctttgaaaatccgcactaaataaatactattatttaattatgcaaagataaatgcgtaagctggtaaaatgccgaaatgataagaattgtgaattataataatattaataaataataataacaataataataataataattattattattattattataatagaataataaaatgtcggtattgataagaggctaataattatagcaaacataatatatatatttttatttttttcaaaaaatattagaagcttaaaaataggtattttggcagagaggcgggacaaaattgggtgtcaacagtgaaTATATACTGATAAACATCATGTAAACAGTGCGTGTCTTATTAGCCTTTATTCAGTTTTTGAAAAGAAATTCGAGTGTCTCAAATTTTTGCTTAGGCATGTCCACAAGTTCCTGCTGCGTGTTTTGGTTTTTTTACTTATTGAAGGTCTGTTTGGCCTAATATCTTGTCCGGCGCTAAGTCGTTATCTTGTTTTGATCTTTTGGACAAATTTCTTGGTTTCCATGTTTTGTTTGTATTTCCAGCTTTGAAACTCAATGGATGATGGATCCGCCTTTTTGCCCTTCTCCACTTACAAGCCTGACTGGTTTCTTTAATATCTTGTCGTGAGCTAAATGGGACCCAGTTTCCATCTTTTGGATAAATTACTTGGTTTGCATGACCTGTTGCTTTAATATCTTGTTACGAGCTAAATTTTACCTTTTTCGACATTTTTACACAAATATTTCTTGGTTTACATGTTTGTTTTGTTATGCTATACTTTTATaagaatattgagttatttcttaCAAAATTCATCACATGTCCCTTCTAAATAAATTTTTCATAATTAGCCTTAAATGTAAGGAAGAGAAGACATTGAATTTACTTCAATATGAACTTGGTGATAATTATATCGGATTGTCTGGTGTTTGCTCTTTGATGCATTTACATCTTTTGTGGTTTTGAGGGAAAATGTTGTATTATCACATATGACTTTACATGCATAGAGTCTACTCTTTTTTGTTTGTCAAttgaaatatctaagtttttaTATTCCGAGAAGTAGTCCCTTCATCTTTCCCTAATTTAACATCAATTGCTCTTCCCTCATTCATGCAATTGTTTGATAGGATTATGTGCCCACTGTGTTCGACAATTTCAGTGCAACTGTAGTTGTCAATGGAGCCACTGTCAATCTAGGGTTGTGGGATACTGCTGGTAATTATTTATTTGCGTGACATTTATTGCTTGAAGCTTCTGATAACTGTAACATGGTAATGTGTTCAATGCATATACCTATAGTGCAAACCTGTGAGCTGTCCAAATTGTTATGACCCTGACATCATTAAATCTTTAACAGGACATGAGGATTACAATAGATTAAGACCTCTGAGTTATCGTGGGGCCGATGTTTTCATTTTGGCATTCTCTCTCATAAGTAAAGCCAACTATGAAAATGTCTCCAAGAAGGTTAGTGTTTCATTATGTATTTCTCCTCGTTTAGTGTTCTTTCTAATTT carries:
- the LOC132637871 gene encoding rac-like GTP-binding protein RHO1 yields the protein MGRWWCGGGDDGGDGGDGDGWRVKKRKAEERSVWPNILSGAKSLSCFDLLDKFLGFHVLFDYVPTVFDNFSATVVVNGATVNLGLWDTAGHEDYNRLRPLSYRGADVFILAFSLISKANYENVSKKWIPELKHYAPGVPIVLVGTKLDGR